The Hydrogenispora ethanolica genome has a segment encoding these proteins:
- a CDS encoding SPOR domain-containing protein, with amino-acid sequence MEHKGVKSLSNLLSKTAGLVFFSFLAISLGVVFGLLFEGWVKDQPGSPVGTENNLETVNLPTETSENVNVPLDKNSTTSAVNNEPAVNPVIPTVKYKVRVGPYNSRNEALAASQQLQSLGYPVYVGNNPPFAVQVGAFGSQANADKLKSELTGKGYKVFVDKN; translated from the coding sequence ATGGAGCATAAAGGCGTTAAATCGTTGAGCAATCTACTTTCCAAAACAGCTGGTCTGGTCTTCTTTTCGTTTTTGGCGATCTCACTCGGTGTGGTTTTCGGATTGCTCTTTGAAGGCTGGGTCAAAGATCAACCGGGTTCTCCGGTCGGTACCGAAAATAACTTGGAAACGGTCAACCTGCCGACTGAGACGAGCGAGAATGTTAACGTCCCGCTGGATAAGAATTCGACAACTTCCGCAGTCAACAATGAACCAGCTGTAAACCCGGTAATACCCACCGTAAAATACAAAGTTCGGGTCGGGCCGTACAATTCCCGGAATGAAGCATTGGCAGCTTCGCAACAGTTGCAATCTTTGGGTTATCCAGTCTACGTAGGAAACAACCCGCCCTTCGCCGTCCAAGTGGGAGCATTCGGCTCGCAAGCCAACGCCGATAAGCTTAAATCCGAGCTCACCGGCAAAGGTTATAAAGTGTTCGTCGACAAGAACTGA
- a CDS encoding phosphoribosylformylglycinamidine synthase — protein sequence MTTAIQRIFVEKKPGFDVEAQNLFKELKENVRVNNLEGIRIVNRYDIAGITADEFQRSRTTIFAEPQLDQICDEVLPVRPGERILAVEFLPGQYDQRADSAAQCIQILTQRERPVVRVAKLFLLRGNLTSQDEQRIKEYCLNPLESREASLEKPNTLDSDFQSPPDVPVVHGFTELNPEQLEELRRELGLAMSQADLVFCQNYFRNTEGRDPSLTEIRVLDTYWSDHCRHTTFLTRIEGVEFDESPYLPAFLEAYQSYLGSRRFVHGDSAGTITLMNLATIAMKELRKRGQLDDLEESDEINACSITVKVKVDGVDQDWLVMFKNETHNHPTEIEPFGGAATCLGGAIRDPLSGRSYVYHAMRVTGSGDPRTAIADTIPGKLPQRKITSGAAAGFSAYGNQIGLATGQVTEIYDEGFIAKRMEIGAVIGAAPRDNVLREKPQAGDIIILLGGRTGRDGCGGATGSSKAHTEESLYTCGAEVQKGNPPTERKIQRLFRDPKVSRMIKKCNDFGAGGVAVAIGELAPGLEIDLDAVPKKYEGLDGTELAISESQERMAVLVAPEHVASFRAAAEAENLEATVVAVVTEEARLRMDWRGQRIVDISRRFLDSNGVQQAAKVRVTAPRVEANVFRNVPATAPADRSQLAEAWLSHLQQLNICSQRGLAERFDSTIGAGTVLMPFGGTYQRTPIQSMVAQLPVMNGTTTTGTMMSFGYNPEIAKWSPFHGGIYAVVEAVAKITAAGGDSTRIRLTLQEYFEKLGEAPEKWGQPFASLLGAYYAQIRLGIPAIGGKDSMSGTFNERTVPPTLVAFGLDVVDVTKVVSPEFKAADSQVIRIPLQHDPYDLPDFEALQRNYRRIYQLIQSGTVRAAYAVTGGGIAEAVTKMCFGNMIGMRFVEALEPAALFRPDPGAILLEIPGGADLEVLFDGIDYQLLGATQSEPHLEVFGVRIGLEEAFGRWEEPLEKVFPTRAHQPTDPPRTYAFSRRTAAASRVQYAKPRVFLPAFPGTNCEYDTQKAFERAGALVDTLVFRNLTPQDIEMTLDRMVKAIDHAQIIMLPGGFSAGDEPDGSGKFIATAFRNPRVQEAVMRLLKQRDGLILGICNGFQALIKLGLVPYGEIRPMGPDCPTLTFNSIGRHVSCLVRTRVASTLSPWFNRLQVGDIHIIPVSHGEGRFVADPELIAALAEKGQIATQYVDRDGNPTYAIAANPNGSRQAIEGITSPDGRVLGKMGHSERIGPYLYRNVGGPHDQKIFESGVEYFH from the coding sequence ATGACTACCGCGATCCAACGGATCTTTGTTGAGAAAAAACCGGGTTTTGACGTGGAAGCACAGAATTTATTCAAAGAACTTAAGGAAAATGTCAGGGTCAACAACTTGGAAGGAATCCGGATTGTGAACCGTTACGATATCGCCGGAATTACCGCGGATGAATTCCAACGCTCCCGTACTACCATTTTCGCGGAACCGCAACTCGATCAGATATGTGATGAAGTTTTGCCGGTCCGTCCCGGAGAACGGATTCTTGCGGTAGAATTCTTACCAGGCCAGTACGATCAGCGGGCGGACTCAGCCGCGCAATGCATTCAGATTCTTACGCAACGGGAGCGGCCCGTGGTTCGCGTGGCCAAGCTGTTTCTGTTGCGCGGAAACTTAACCAGCCAGGATGAACAGCGAATTAAGGAATATTGCTTGAATCCGCTGGAGTCGCGAGAAGCCTCCCTGGAAAAGCCGAACACCCTGGATTCAGACTTTCAAAGCCCGCCGGACGTGCCGGTGGTTCACGGTTTTACCGAATTAAATCCGGAGCAATTGGAAGAACTCCGCCGCGAATTGGGGCTGGCAATGTCCCAGGCCGATTTGGTTTTTTGTCAAAATTACTTTCGCAATACCGAGGGCCGGGACCCCTCACTGACCGAGATCCGGGTTTTGGATACGTACTGGTCCGACCACTGTCGGCATACCACCTTTTTAACACGGATTGAGGGCGTTGAATTTGACGAAAGCCCGTACCTCCCGGCGTTCCTCGAGGCGTATCAAAGCTACCTCGGTTCCCGCCGATTTGTCCATGGGGACTCCGCCGGAACCATCACCCTGATGAATCTGGCGACCATCGCCATGAAGGAACTCCGGAAACGGGGTCAACTGGACGATCTGGAAGAATCGGACGAGATCAACGCTTGTAGCATTACGGTAAAGGTCAAAGTGGACGGAGTAGACCAGGATTGGCTGGTCATGTTCAAAAATGAAACCCATAATCACCCCACTGAGATCGAGCCGTTCGGAGGCGCCGCCACCTGCCTGGGAGGAGCGATTCGCGATCCGCTCTCCGGGCGATCATACGTCTATCATGCCATGCGCGTCACCGGGAGCGGCGATCCCCGGACCGCGATTGCGGATACTATCCCCGGCAAGCTGCCTCAACGTAAGATTACCAGTGGCGCGGCAGCCGGTTTCAGCGCTTACGGGAATCAAATCGGTTTGGCCACCGGACAAGTCACTGAGATCTACGATGAAGGATTTATCGCCAAGCGAATGGAGATCGGCGCAGTCATCGGGGCGGCTCCCCGGGACAATGTGCTTCGTGAAAAGCCGCAAGCGGGCGATATCATCATTCTATTGGGGGGGAGGACCGGCCGCGACGGCTGCGGCGGAGCCACCGGTTCGTCCAAGGCCCATACCGAAGAATCGCTCTACACTTGCGGGGCGGAAGTTCAAAAGGGCAATCCGCCCACGGAACGGAAAATCCAGCGTTTATTCCGCGATCCAAAAGTCAGCCGGATGATCAAAAAGTGTAATGACTTCGGCGCGGGCGGCGTCGCGGTGGCCATCGGCGAGTTAGCTCCCGGTCTGGAGATTGATCTGGATGCGGTACCTAAAAAATATGAAGGATTGGATGGAACGGAACTTGCCATCTCCGAATCCCAGGAACGGATGGCCGTCCTGGTAGCGCCGGAGCATGTCGCATCCTTCCGCGCGGCGGCCGAGGCCGAAAATCTGGAAGCGACAGTAGTGGCGGTCGTGACGGAGGAAGCGCGCCTGCGCATGGACTGGCGGGGCCAGCGCATCGTCGACATCAGCCGCCGATTTCTTGACAGCAACGGAGTGCAACAGGCGGCCAAGGTGAGGGTCACGGCGCCCCGGGTCGAAGCCAATGTCTTTCGGAATGTTCCGGCCACCGCGCCAGCCGACCGCTCACAACTGGCCGAGGCCTGGCTGAGCCACCTGCAGCAATTGAATATCTGCAGCCAACGCGGTTTGGCGGAGCGGTTCGACAGCACCATTGGAGCGGGAACCGTACTAATGCCCTTCGGAGGAACCTATCAGCGCACACCGATTCAGAGCATGGTCGCCCAATTGCCCGTGATGAACGGGACGACCACCACCGGAACCATGATGTCCTTCGGTTACAATCCTGAAATTGCCAAATGGAGTCCTTTCCACGGCGGCATTTATGCGGTGGTTGAAGCGGTGGCCAAAATTACCGCAGCGGGAGGCGATTCCACCCGGATCCGTTTGACGCTGCAAGAATACTTTGAGAAGCTGGGCGAGGCTCCGGAGAAATGGGGCCAGCCTTTTGCGAGTTTATTAGGCGCTTACTACGCCCAGATTCGCCTGGGGATTCCGGCTATCGGCGGCAAGGACAGTATGTCAGGCACTTTTAACGAGCGCACCGTCCCGCCGACGCTGGTGGCGTTCGGCCTGGACGTGGTGGATGTCACCAAAGTCGTTTCGCCGGAGTTCAAGGCGGCCGACAGCCAAGTGATCCGGATACCCTTGCAACACGACCCTTACGATTTGCCGGACTTCGAAGCGCTGCAACGCAATTACCGCCGGATTTACCAATTGATTCAGTCGGGAACGGTCCGGGCGGCTTATGCGGTTACCGGCGGCGGGATAGCCGAGGCTGTTACCAAAATGTGCTTTGGAAATATGATTGGGATGCGGTTTGTTGAGGCATTGGAACCGGCCGCGCTTTTCCGGCCGGATCCCGGCGCGATCCTGCTGGAGATTCCCGGCGGGGCGGATCTGGAAGTTTTGTTCGACGGGATCGACTATCAGTTGCTGGGCGCGACCCAGTCTGAACCGCACCTTGAGGTTTTCGGCGTTCGGATTGGCTTGGAGGAAGCCTTCGGACGCTGGGAAGAGCCGCTGGAAAAGGTATTTCCAACCCGGGCGCATCAGCCAACCGACCCGCCGCGGACCTATGCGTTTTCCCGACGCACAGCTGCGGCTTCCCGGGTCCAATACGCCAAACCGCGGGTCTTTTTGCCGGCCTTCCCCGGCACCAATTGCGAATACGATACCCAGAAGGCCTTCGAGCGGGCTGGCGCGCTGGTTGATACGCTGGTATTCCGGAACTTGACGCCGCAAGACATCGAGATGACGCTGGACCGGATGGTGAAAGCGATCGATCACGCCCAAATCATCATGTTGCCCGGAGGATTCAGCGCCGGGGACGAACCGGACGGTTCCGGCAAATTCATCGCTACTGCTTTCCGGAATCCCCGGGTCCAAGAAGCGGTGATGCGGCTTCTGAAACAGCGGGACGGATTGATCCTGGGGATTTGCAACGGTTTTCAGGCCCTCATCAAGCTGGGACTGGTTCCTTACGGAGAGATCCGGCCGATGGGTCCCGATTGTCCCACGCTGACCTTTAACAGCATTGGCAGGCATGTGTCGTGCCTGGTGCGGACCAGAGTCGCCTCTACGCTTTCGCCATGGTTCAACCGGTTGCAGGTGGGGGATATTCATATTATCCCGGTTTCGCACGGCGAAGGACGTTTTGTAGCCGACCCGGAACTGATCGCCGCGTTGGCGGAAAAGGGCCAGATCGCCACGCAATATGTTGATCGGGACGGCAATCCGACCTATGCCATTGCGGCGAACCCCAACGGATCCCGGCAAGCGATCGAAGGCATCACCAGCCCCGATGGCAGAGTGCTCGGCAAGATGGGGCATTCGGAACGGATTGGGCCTTATCTCTACCGGAATGTGGGCGGTCCCCATGACCAAAAGATTTTCGAATCCGGCGTCGAATATTTCCATTGA
- a CDS encoding LysR family transcriptional regulator, translating into MDINFELYKIFYHAATTGSFSIAANRLFITQSAVSQAIKNLETRLGTQLFFRKTRHLKLTREGELLLSHVEQAYNLLKSAESKMAELQDLQSGTIQVGASDTICKYFLIPYLQEFNRRYPKLKMKVINRTSAQILEILKNGALDFGIVTLPLNDPLITTHVLTAVEDILVAAPHFSELRHRTLSLGDLAGYPLLFLEKTSATRRNFDAYLSSKALSVTPELELESVDLLVEFARIGLGIAHVQRESASTLIAAGELFEVKVEEGLPLRHLGIAALKNVPFSKAAECFIAMLMNETFT; encoded by the coding sequence ATGGATATTAACTTCGAGCTTTATAAGATTTTTTACCACGCCGCCACAACCGGCAGTTTTTCTATAGCTGCCAACCGGCTATTTATTACCCAATCGGCTGTAAGTCAAGCCATTAAAAATCTGGAGACCCGACTGGGTACCCAGCTTTTTTTCAGAAAAACACGCCATCTGAAGCTGACTCGCGAAGGAGAATTGCTTCTTTCCCATGTGGAACAAGCTTATAATTTACTCAAAAGCGCGGAATCAAAAATGGCCGAGTTGCAAGACCTGCAATCCGGAACGATCCAGGTGGGAGCCAGCGACACCATTTGCAAGTATTTTCTAATCCCCTATTTACAGGAGTTTAACCGCCGCTATCCAAAGCTGAAGATGAAAGTGATCAATCGGACTTCCGCTCAGATCCTGGAGATCCTTAAAAACGGCGCCCTGGATTTCGGGATCGTCACCTTGCCGCTAAACGATCCGCTCATCACCACGCATGTATTGACGGCCGTCGAAGACATCCTTGTGGCGGCGCCGCATTTTTCCGAACTGCGACACCGCACGTTGTCGCTCGGCGACCTTGCCGGCTATCCGCTGCTTTTTTTGGAGAAAACCAGCGCCACCCGGAGAAATTTTGATGCTTATTTAAGCTCCAAAGCCCTCAGCGTGACTCCTGAACTTGAGTTGGAAAGCGTCGATTTGTTAGTGGAGTTTGCCCGGATCGGGTTGGGGATTGCCCACGTTCAGCGGGAGAGTGCCAGTACACTGATCGCTGCCGGTGAGCTGTTTGAGGTCAAGGTGGAAGAAGGACTGCCCCTGCGTCATTTGGGGATAGCCGCTCTGAAAAACGTCCCGTTTTCCAAAGCGGCTGAATGTTTCATCGCAATGCTGATGAATGAGACCTTTACGTGA
- a CDS encoding cupin domain-containing protein, with amino-acid sequence MLRTNDAMECEFRERMREGNGTVTIKHLFKEAEINGKARLMAEITLPPGASIGFHQHDREEELFYFISGTGRLNEDGQWQEIQAGDASLTGGGHGHAIENTGNEPLVLLAVILLYD; translated from the coding sequence ATGTTACGAACAAACGATGCCATGGAATGTGAATTCCGGGAAAGAATGCGCGAAGGGAACGGGACAGTCACGATTAAGCACCTGTTCAAAGAGGCGGAGATTAACGGCAAGGCACGACTGATGGCCGAGATTACCCTGCCACCGGGAGCATCGATAGGTTTTCACCAGCACGACCGGGAAGAAGAATTGTTCTATTTTATCTCCGGCACCGGCCGTCTCAATGAGGATGGACAATGGCAGGAGATTCAAGCGGGAGATGCGTCGCTAACAGGCGGCGGACACGGGCATGCGATCGAGAACACCGGGAACGAACCGCTCGTGCTACTGGCAGTCATTCTGCTATATGATTGA
- a CDS encoding phosphoenolpyruvate carboxykinase (GTP): MNQAVLNWIDEMAKMTKPDRIVWIDGSEEERQRLTAEAISTGELLELNQEKLPGCVYHRTAENDVARVEHLTFICTKKKEDAGPTNNWMDPEEAYKKLAGLFDGAMKGRTMYVIPYIMGVPGSPFSKVGIELTDSIYVVLNMRIMTRMGKVALDQLGESAEFVKGLHSKADLNPERRFICHFPQDNTIWSVGSGYGGNVLLGKKCFALRIASYMGQKEGWMAEHMLILGIQDPQGNVSYVAAAFPSACGKTNLAMMIPPETFKGYKVWTVGDDIAWMRVGPDGRLWAINPEAGFFGVAPGTSAKSNPNALATVQKDTIFTNVVLTPEGTVWWEGMGVEPPAEALDWKGNPWTPDSGRVGAHPNSRFTAPARNCPSISPEWENPQGVPISAIIFGGRRAKVAPLVYQSFNWQHGVYVGAAMASETTSAATGAVGVIRRDPMAMLPFCGYNMGDYFAHWLEMGQKIPNPPQIFHVNWFRTNEAGKFIWPGFGENFRAIKWILERCAGQGKAETTAIGYVPTEDAIDLTGLDITKETMHSLLEVDPEAWQNDIANQKEFFTKFDRLPQAIEDELVSLEKRLQG, encoded by the coding sequence ATGAATCAAGCAGTACTCAATTGGATCGACGAAATGGCGAAAATGACCAAACCGGACCGGATCGTATGGATCGACGGCTCCGAGGAGGAAAGACAGCGGTTGACCGCCGAAGCCATTAGCACCGGCGAGCTCCTGGAATTGAACCAGGAAAAATTACCGGGTTGCGTTTACCATCGGACCGCTGAAAACGATGTCGCCCGAGTTGAACATCTGACCTTTATCTGCACCAAAAAGAAGGAAGATGCCGGTCCCACCAATAACTGGATGGATCCGGAGGAAGCTTACAAAAAACTGGCCGGCCTCTTCGATGGCGCAATGAAAGGCCGGACGATGTATGTCATTCCCTATATCATGGGAGTGCCCGGCTCGCCTTTCAGCAAAGTGGGAATTGAGCTCACCGACAGCATCTATGTCGTCTTGAATATGCGCATCATGACCCGGATGGGCAAAGTTGCGCTGGATCAACTCGGTGAGAGCGCCGAGTTCGTAAAAGGACTCCATTCCAAAGCCGATTTGAATCCGGAACGCCGTTTTATCTGCCATTTCCCCCAGGATAACACCATTTGGAGCGTTGGTTCCGGTTATGGCGGGAACGTTTTGCTCGGCAAAAAATGTTTTGCGTTGCGGATTGCCAGCTATATGGGTCAAAAAGAGGGCTGGATGGCTGAACACATGCTGATCCTGGGAATCCAGGATCCCCAAGGCAACGTTTCTTATGTTGCCGCGGCCTTCCCGAGCGCATGCGGAAAGACCAACCTGGCCATGATGATTCCGCCCGAGACCTTCAAGGGCTATAAAGTATGGACCGTGGGCGACGATATCGCCTGGATGCGGGTCGGCCCCGACGGCAGATTGTGGGCGATCAATCCGGAGGCCGGCTTCTTCGGCGTAGCTCCGGGAACCAGCGCCAAATCCAATCCGAATGCTTTGGCCACCGTTCAAAAAGATACCATCTTCACCAACGTAGTATTGACTCCCGAAGGCACGGTGTGGTGGGAAGGCATGGGCGTCGAACCGCCGGCGGAAGCTCTGGACTGGAAAGGCAATCCCTGGACCCCGGATTCCGGCAGAGTGGGCGCTCATCCCAATTCGCGGTTTACCGCTCCGGCCCGGAATTGCCCGTCCATCTCCCCGGAATGGGAGAATCCGCAGGGCGTTCCGATCTCGGCCATCATCTTCGGCGGCCGCCGTGCAAAAGTGGCTCCGTTGGTTTATCAATCCTTCAATTGGCAACACGGCGTTTATGTAGGAGCGGCAATGGCCTCTGAAACCACTTCCGCCGCTACCGGCGCGGTCGGCGTGATCCGTCGGGATCCCATGGCGATGCTGCCGTTCTGCGGTTACAATATGGGCGACTACTTCGCGCATTGGTTGGAGATGGGCCAAAAGATTCCCAATCCGCCGCAGATCTTCCATGTTAACTGGTTCCGCACCAATGAAGCTGGCAAATTCATCTGGCCGGGCTTCGGTGAAAACTTCCGGGCCATCAAATGGATCCTCGAGCGTTGCGCGGGTCAAGGAAAAGCGGAGACCACCGCTATCGGCTATGTTCCGACCGAAGATGCTATCGATCTCACCGGTCTGGATATTACGAAGGAAACGATGCATTCCTTGTTGGAAGTGGATCCTGAGGCTTGGCAGAACGATATTGCCAACCAGAAAGAATTTTTTACGAAATTCGATCGTTTACCTCAAGCCATCGAGGATGAACTGGTCAGTCTTGAAAAAAGACTGCAAGGTTAA
- a CDS encoding flavodoxin, with the protein MSNQLRKLVVFYSLEGNTRLMASAIAAASGADLLELKPEQDINPQGFMKFFWGGRQVMTKKAPPLLPLAKDPADYELLFIGTPVWAFSFAPALNTFFHTSEIKGKKVALFCCHEGGRGKTFENMRRELAGNEIIGEIDFIAPRKKGMVDENEEKARKWAEALVRP; encoded by the coding sequence ATGTCGAACCAACTCCGAAAACTGGTCGTCTTTTATTCTCTGGAAGGGAATACGCGGCTGATGGCATCGGCCATTGCCGCGGCCAGCGGCGCGGATCTGCTGGAGCTGAAACCGGAGCAGGATATCAATCCCCAAGGGTTTATGAAGTTTTTTTGGGGCGGACGTCAGGTGATGACCAAAAAAGCGCCGCCCTTATTGCCGCTGGCCAAGGATCCGGCAGATTACGAGCTGTTATTCATCGGGACGCCGGTCTGGGCTTTCAGCTTTGCCCCGGCCTTGAATACTTTCTTTCACACCAGCGAAATCAAGGGGAAAAAAGTGGCCTTATTCTGCTGTCATGAAGGCGGCCGCGGGAAAACCTTTGAGAATATGCGGCGGGAGTTGGCCGGCAACGAAATCATCGGCGAGATTGATTTTATTGCGCCGCGCAAAAAAGGTATGGTCGATGAGAATGAAGAAAAGGCGAGAAAATGGGCGGAAGCACTTGTCCGTCCGTGA
- a CDS encoding TIGR00730 family Rossman fold protein produces the protein MNQVICVYSSSSCAIAEEYFKVAAELGREIALRKDVMLYGGGLLGLMGAVAKAVHKERGKVIGVIPTALNVKGVVYENCDELVVTATLRERKAIMDSRSDAFIALPGGYGTLEELLEIITLKQLRYHQKPIVILNSCGFYDKLLEQFESSITQSFAKPECRHLYFVTDRVSEALRYIDNYQPYPFKDKWLTDVKC, from the coding sequence ATGAACCAAGTCATCTGCGTGTATAGCTCATCCAGTTGCGCGATCGCTGAGGAGTATTTTAAAGTCGCCGCTGAGCTCGGACGGGAGATCGCCTTGCGGAAGGATGTCATGCTCTATGGCGGCGGTTTATTGGGATTGATGGGGGCCGTGGCCAAAGCCGTTCACAAAGAGCGCGGCAAGGTGATCGGCGTGATTCCCACGGCCTTGAACGTCAAAGGGGTGGTTTACGAGAACTGTGACGAGTTGGTCGTCACCGCGACGCTTCGCGAACGGAAAGCGATCATGGATAGCCGGTCCGACGCTTTTATCGCCTTGCCCGGCGGCTATGGGACGCTGGAAGAGCTGCTGGAGATCATCACCCTCAAACAACTCCGGTACCACCAAAAACCCATCGTCATTTTGAACAGTTGCGGCTTCTACGATAAACTCCTCGAACAGTTCGAATCGAGCATCACGCAGTCCTTTGCCAAGCCGGAGTGCCGGCACCTCTACTTCGTGACCGACCGAGTCTCGGAAGCACTGCGCTATATCGATAACTACCAGCCCTATCCCTTCAAAGATAAATGGCTGACCGACGTTAAGTGCTAA